From Kangiella sp. TOML190, one genomic window encodes:
- a CDS encoding endonuclease/exonuclease/phosphatase family protein yields MQIALIISTLVLALVTFLPLMKLSHWVIRDLDFPRVQIAFLLGLNLFIGLLFLNLCLPVSWLLIVVNLICLARQGWWILPYSRVWPKEVKPSKSQDPNNQICIMTSNVLTPNRNSQALLALVEKHQPDILLTLETDNWWQQQLAALEDSMPYTIKQPLDNLYGMHLYSRLPIENSQVKFLVQEGVPSFHLKVVLPFGQKVKMHLLHPAPPSPTENTESTQRDIELLIVATSVAKSDEPVIVTGDLNDVAWSRTTRLFRKISGLLDPRIGRGTFNTFHADYPLLRWPLDHLFHSAHFSLQEIKTLTSIGSDHFPLLTRLAFEPDNAEQHSGLEAENKDYQIAKELIQ; encoded by the coding sequence ATGCAAATCGCACTGATAATCAGCACCCTAGTATTAGCTCTGGTAACCTTTCTACCGCTAATGAAACTCTCGCATTGGGTGATTCGGGATCTGGATTTTCCGCGAGTGCAAATTGCCTTTTTGTTGGGGCTAAATCTCTTTATTGGCTTATTGTTTTTAAACCTCTGCTTGCCAGTAAGTTGGCTGCTTATTGTCGTTAACCTAATCTGCCTAGCACGACAAGGCTGGTGGATTTTACCTTATTCAAGAGTTTGGCCAAAAGAAGTTAAACCATCCAAGTCACAAGATCCAAATAACCAGATCTGCATTATGACTTCCAATGTGTTAACGCCTAATCGCAATTCTCAAGCTCTGCTAGCGCTTGTTGAAAAGCATCAGCCGGACATTTTATTGACCCTAGAAACCGATAACTGGTGGCAACAGCAACTAGCGGCACTAGAAGATTCTATGCCCTATACCATTAAGCAACCGCTGGATAATCTTTATGGGATGCACCTATACTCGCGTTTGCCAATTGAAAACTCGCAAGTTAAATTCTTAGTCCAAGAAGGCGTTCCCTCTTTCCACCTAAAAGTGGTTCTGCCCTTTGGGCAAAAAGTAAAAATGCACTTATTGCATCCCGCCCCGCCCAGCCCAACAGAAAATACCGAATCAACCCAAAGAGATATCGAACTGCTGATTGTGGCTACCAGTGTCGCCAAATCAGATGAGCCCGTTATTGTCACAGGCGATCTCAATGATGTGGCCTGGTCAAGAACCACCCGCTTGTTCCGTAAAATTAGTGGGCTACTCGATCCAAGGATCGGCCGTGGCACTTTCAACACCTTCCATGCTGACTATCCCTTGTTGCGATGGCCTTTAGATCATCTATTTCACAGCGCCCACTTTAGTTTACAAGAAATTAAAACGCTGACTTCGATTGGCTCAGATCATTTCCCGTTACTAACGCGACTGGCTTTCGAGCCTGATAATGCTGAGCAACACTCAGGTTTAGAAGCTGAGAATAAGGATTACCAGATCGCAAAAGAGTTAATCCAATAA
- a CDS encoding MarR family winged helix-turn-helix transcriptional regulator produces the protein MSNLSLPTGLPEGMAENPTNQLANQLHKLAIHLLRQARKQDLATGLTPERLSILSILVYVGSKTVNQLATMEQVSAPAITRIVKNLEKDGYVIKAKSKTDQRVVYVSATRKSKKLMEQARKKRIEAIAESLESAQPQELTKFKTDIEALSSLLQQL, from the coding sequence ATGTCAAATTTATCGCTGCCAACCGGCTTGCCTGAAGGAATGGCTGAGAATCCAACCAATCAGTTGGCGAATCAGTTGCACAAGCTTGCCATTCATTTGTTGCGGCAAGCTAGAAAACAGGATCTAGCAACGGGTTTGACTCCAGAGCGGCTTTCTATTTTGTCGATTCTGGTTTATGTCGGTTCAAAAACAGTGAACCAACTTGCCACTATGGAGCAGGTCAGTGCGCCAGCGATAACGCGAATTGTTAAAAACTTGGAAAAAGACGGTTACGTGATCAAGGCTAAGTCTAAAACCGATCAACGCGTGGTTTACGTTTCAGCCACTCGCAAAAGTAAAAAGCTGATGGAGCAAGCTAGAAAAAAGCGCATTGAGGCGATTGCCGAGTCGCTTGAATCGGCTCAACCACAAGAGTTAACAAAGTTTAAAACCGATATCGAAGCCCTATCCAGCTTACTGCAGCAGCTTTAA
- a CDS encoding VOC family protein produces the protein MITGIQQIHVQVENIERAIDFYQNTLGLTLVMSFPDQSMAFFDCGGTRLYLGKNPEYDSKAFIYYRSDNLEADVQNLKAKQVFIVKEPIMIHKTDQSESWLCAFKDSEGNILHLMQDKSI, from the coding sequence ATGATCACAGGAATTCAGCAAATTCACGTACAAGTCGAAAATATCGAAAGGGCTATCGATTTTTATCAGAACACCCTCGGTTTAACCTTAGTTATGTCGTTTCCAGATCAAAGTATGGCTTTTTTTGATTGTGGCGGCACGCGGCTCTACCTCGGCAAAAATCCTGAATATGACTCCAAGGCATTTATCTACTACCGCAGTGATAACCTCGAAGCTGATGTGCAAAACTTGAAAGCAAAACAGGTTTTCATTGTTAAAGAACCCATAATGATCCACAAAACGGATCAAAGCGAAAGTTGGCTTTGCGCTTTTAAAGACTCTGAAGGCAATATCTTACATCTGATGCAGGATAAATCGATCTAG
- a CDS encoding diguanylate cyclase, which translates to MGTRYRFKDTFLLDATEAGERLIAVIRLITYLTIGLIPFSQYLLFEDSRIEVFISFVITALAVSFAVLVYWIVSKNKKLFRLGWVVSFLDISLVTIVLLLIALNSNPVIATNSLVIWQIYGIIIFATSLRLNLQMTVFTGLLAAFQYMLLVIYLDLAFDLSEQQISSNGYGLFSWPLQLGRIAIITIMTLVAAFFVLRVRKLVIYSGTDSLTGLKNRAYFEHVFPLEIAKSVSKQQPLALVFLDFDEFKAINDEYGHAVGDSTLRAVGEVFTEHYRSPYKVARWGGEEFAFLLPNTTKEEAVVLINALRKVLAAGVRVNPRLVLELTVSVGIVECAQEGTQPLDLINLADDRMLQAKNTGRDKIVFDS; encoded by the coding sequence TTGGGCACTCGCTATCGATTTAAAGATACTTTTTTGCTCGACGCCACCGAAGCGGGAGAGCGACTTATTGCCGTTATCCGGCTAATAACCTACCTGACCATTGGTTTAATTCCTTTTTCTCAATACTTGCTATTTGAAGATTCTCGGATAGAAGTTTTTATCAGTTTCGTGATTACGGCGCTCGCAGTTAGCTTTGCGGTGCTGGTCTATTGGATAGTCTCTAAAAATAAAAAGTTATTCCGTTTGGGTTGGGTGGTGAGCTTCCTTGACATCAGTCTGGTGACGATAGTTCTGCTCTTGATTGCCTTAAACAGCAACCCCGTGATTGCAACTAATAGTCTGGTGATATGGCAAATCTACGGCATTATTATTTTTGCTACCAGCTTGCGACTGAATCTACAAATGACGGTATTTACCGGCTTATTGGCAGCTTTTCAATATATGCTACTGGTCATTTATTTGGATCTAGCCTTTGACTTAAGTGAGCAGCAGATCAGTTCTAATGGTTATGGTTTATTTAGTTGGCCGTTGCAACTAGGCCGAATAGCCATTATCACGATCATGACATTGGTAGCGGCCTTTTTTGTGCTGAGGGTACGCAAGCTAGTTATTTACTCGGGAACAGACAGTTTAACCGGCCTAAAAAACCGAGCTTATTTCGAGCATGTGTTTCCATTGGAAATTGCTAAATCCGTCAGCAAACAACAACCTTTAGCGCTGGTATTTCTCGACTTTGACGAGTTTAAAGCCATCAATGACGAGTATGGTCATGCGGTCGGCGACAGCACATTGCGCGCGGTAGGCGAAGTTTTTACAGAGCATTACCGCTCACCTTATAAAGTTGCGCGATGGGGTGGAGAAGAATTTGCTTTTCTATTGCCAAATACCACCAAAGAAGAAGCAGTGGTGTTAATTAATGCACTCCGAAAAGTCCTTGCTGCAGGCGTTAGAGTCAACCCTAGACTGGTGCTTGAGCTGACAGTGAGTGTTGGTATTGTTGAATGCGCGCAAGAGGGTACTCAACCTTTGGATTTAATCAACCTTGCTGACGATCGTATGTTACAAGCAAAAAATACCGGTAGAGATAAGATCGTTTTTGACAGCTAG